In Meleagris gallopavo isolate NT-WF06-2002-E0010 breed Aviagen turkey brand Nicholas breeding stock chromosome 2, Turkey_5.1, whole genome shotgun sequence, the following are encoded in one genomic region:
- the SLC3A1 gene encoding neutral and basic amino acid transport protein rBAT, with the protein MNALWQDRTQDVIKFWLGKGVDGFSFVAVKFLLEATHLRDEPQVNKSQNPESITAYSELYHDYTTTQVGMHDIIRSFRQTMDQYSSEPGRYRFMGSDSDENEDIEGTVMYYGTTFVQEADFPFNFHLINMKNLSGTSVSEAVNVWMKNMPEGKWANWMVGSPNTARISSRFGNEYVKVINMLLLTLPGTPITYYGEEIGMENAVSANVTFPAKSPMQWNGNDNAGFTEGNSSWVPVNSDYQSVNAEVQMIQSNSTLNLYRELTLLRNSELPIHRGWMCSIWNDSDVFVYVRELDGLDSVFMMVLNFGQESTIDLKTIVPSLPSQAVIRLSTNFSNTGKAVDTKIIKTEAGEGLVLEYKTEKPVHNMAAFRENCFVSEKACYSSAFNLLYMNC; encoded by the exons ATGAATGCACTTTGGCAAGATCGCACCCAA GATGTTATCAAATTTTGGCTTGGCAAAGGAGTCGATGGATttagttttgttgctgttaaatTTCTTCTAGAAGCCACACATCTACGAGATGAGCCACAAGTGAACAAGTCTCAGAATCCT GAGAGCATCACAGCCTATTCCGAGCTCTACCACGACTACACAACCACGCAAGTTGGTATGCATGATATCATCCGTAGCTTCCGCCAAACCATGGATCAATACAGCAGTGAGCCTGGCCGATACAG ATTTATGGGTTCTGACAGTGATGAAAACGAAGACATAGAGGGAACAGTGATGTATTATGGAACAACTTTTGTCCAAGAAGCAGACTTCCCATTCAATTTCCACCTAATTAACATGAAAAATCTATCTGGCACCAGTGTTTCTGAAGCTGTCAACGTGTGGATGAAAAACATGCCTGAAGGAAAATGGGCAAACTGGATG GTCGGAAGCCCGAACACTGCTCGGATTTCATCTCGGTTTGGGAATGAGTATGTCAAAGTTATAAACATGCTGCTGCTAACCCTCCCTGGTACTCCTATAACTTACTATGGTGAAGAAATAGGCATGGAGAACGCTGTATCAGCAAAT GTGACCTTCCCAGCGAAATCCCCTATGCAGTGGAATGGCAACGATAATGCTGGTTTTACTGAAGGCAACAGTAGCTGGGTACCTGTCAACTCTGACTACCAAAGTGTCAATGCTGAA GTTCAGATGATCCAGTCCAACTCAACCCTGAATTTGTACAGAGAACTAACTCTACTTCGCAACAGTGAGCTACCCATACATCGGGGGTGGATGTGCTCCATCTGGAATGACAGTGATGTTTTTGTGTACGTGAGGGAATTGGATGGGTTAGACAGTGTCTTTATGATGGTTCTCAATTTTGGACAAGAATCGACAATAGATCTGAAAACTATAGTTCCAAGCCTCCCATCTCAAGCTGTGATAAGACTAAGTACTAATTTTAGCAATACTGGTAAAGCTGTTGataccaaaataattaaaactgaagCAGGAGAAGGTCTGGTCCTTgaatataaaacagaaaagcctgTTCATAATATGGCAGCTTTTCGAGAAAACTGTTTTGTGTCTGAAAAAGCTTGTTATTCCAGTGCCTTCAATTTACTCTACATGAACTGCTAA